The proteins below come from a single Faecalibaculum rodentium genomic window:
- a CDS encoding distal tail protein Dit has translation MLNIKFDGKWLEAQVPGFQVISVSGRELMSYDVNEKKIPGIDGASYTGSEIGSRDIEVTYRLCAPMLEARQIRMNKLNSLLKAREAQLIFADELDKYFIASSAEADGSKIVFHCSDPFKYSTTEKTFQMDSTGTIMVENTGSVPVPIRYEITHNHENGYVGIASEHGAMEFGKREEADGQTYQQMEHLLSISDFVSASDDTTSKDAMHPTYGTKGTLTTKSWAGRTYLTLGTVGTLVGAANGGMRTLTIPADSNGQSGCLNWYLYGHLIMWANVMGQTGEMSISVLTVDNKLIAGLNWNKTDMSGNTAYYDFVVYNPSGTDNDAMKGRVLKSFAYQTDHRHELNPWYGDWGHVDLKKEGSKITYFYWGQYHTFNIPEIANLKAAKVQVSCKAWRASNKTLYIHGFDTLDFYKCNVSKWRDVPNRYWQGSKLEIGGNTGQFLVAGMPKPQDEILGTKWFKAEPGETEVKLYFSSFCSPKPTVVARIREAWL, from the coding sequence ATGCTGAACATCAAATTTGATGGCAAATGGCTCGAAGCTCAGGTGCCTGGATTCCAGGTGATTTCAGTCTCTGGCCGTGAGCTGATGTCCTACGACGTAAATGAAAAGAAAATACCAGGAATCGACGGAGCTAGTTACACTGGCTCCGAAATCGGTTCCAGAGACATTGAAGTGACTTATCGGTTGTGCGCTCCAATGCTGGAAGCCAGACAGATCAGGATGAACAAACTGAACAGTCTCCTTAAAGCCCGGGAAGCACAGCTCATCTTTGCCGACGAGCTGGACAAATACTTCATCGCTTCCAGTGCTGAGGCTGACGGCAGCAAGATCGTGTTCCACTGTTCTGACCCATTCAAGTACTCCACCACCGAGAAGACTTTCCAGATGGATTCCACCGGCACCATCATGGTGGAAAACACCGGCTCCGTCCCGGTCCCCATCCGCTACGAAATCACCCACAACCACGAAAATGGCTATGTAGGGATTGCTTCCGAGCACGGCGCCATGGAGTTTGGAAAGCGGGAGGAAGCTGACGGTCAGACCTATCAGCAGATGGAACACCTGCTGTCCATCTCAGACTTTGTATCTGCATCTGATGACACAACAAGTAAGGACGCCATGCATCCGACATATGGCACCAAAGGCACCCTGACCACCAAGTCATGGGCAGGTAGGACTTACCTGACTCTGGGTACAGTCGGCACTCTTGTCGGGGCCGCCAATGGTGGCATGAGAACTCTGACCATACCGGCTGATTCCAATGGACAGTCGGGGTGTCTGAACTGGTACCTGTATGGTCATCTGATCATGTGGGCAAACGTCATGGGCCAGACTGGCGAGATGAGCATCAGCGTCCTGACAGTTGACAACAAGCTGATTGCAGGGCTGAACTGGAACAAAACGGATATGAGTGGCAATACCGCTTACTATGATTTTGTTGTCTACAATCCTTCTGGAACTGACAACGATGCCATGAAAGGCAGAGTACTCAAGTCCTTTGCTTATCAGACAGACCATCGGCATGAACTCAACCCATGGTATGGAGACTGGGGACACGTGGACCTCAAAAAAGAAGGGTCTAAAATAACCTATTTCTATTGGGGGCAGTATCACACGTTCAATATCCCTGAAATCGCAAATCTTAAAGCCGCCAAAGTCCAAGTATCCTGCAAAGCATGGAGAGCCAGCAACAAGACTCTGTATATCCATGGTTTTGATACTCTGGATTTTTACAAGTGCAACGTATCAAAATGGCGTGATGTCCCTAACCGCTACTGGCAGGGAAGCAAGCTGGAAATCGGCGGCAACACTGGCCAGTTTCTGGTGGCTGGGATGCCCAAACCGCAAGATGAGATCCTCGGGACAAAATGGTTCAAAGCTGAGCCGGGGGAGACGGAAGTCAAACTGTATTTCTCTTCCTTCTGTAGTCCGAAACCGACAGTAGTCGCACGCATCAGGGAGGCATGGCTATGA
- a CDS encoding phage tail tape measure protein — translation MAFDTKGITIEINGDGSGFEKTLRKIKAETQGLDKEMSKVGRAMKSSFNSKDTGIELFIQKQGLLQSKYANLVKQEHAYKQALEATKASYQENLVAFGEYDERTKSAAQNVQYLESELAVLHSRMDAVRESVLTCGTGMITFRQHLGNVATAAGKAYEALKPISLISAGVIAAATAQTIKFEDAWVGVTKTVDGTPQQMEALNAGLKDLALNTASSYETLAGFAELGGQMGVATDSMLTFTKTVAMLGDTTNIAGEEAAQSLAQIANIMVDAGDRTADYYSRFGSTVVDLGNNFATTEADIVQMTQRLATAGRQVGMSTPQVMALATALGSMGIKAAEGGGSMSKLIKQIQQSVSQGGEGLEAFAETAGMSAEQFAKAWRDDAGTAFAKFLEGIGKSGDVTGKLAELGIEEIRMSNATGALAQSTDLYTDALARADSAWESNTAMMAEAEKRYGTTKTALLQALEAIKQAGASLGESFAPALKDVAFMVKDAAKWFSELPKPVKDTVAKMLLLGAAAAPVAKGIEKITSKGQGMIEFLFRGSGAAEKLSKVLGKTNAGMDGTVTSIASLIGPAGLAGTAFVALASAMAGVGFIAGNMLRDNLDKEARAMGGVIQKNAELIDASKEYAQEAKNQANAADQVIQGYESNARYAETLANKIEFLNGKENLSTIQKQQLKAAVEELNAIYPELNISVDENTGHIDGNTESLRENLAQAQKNAKEKALIEASQKQLEAITQQKMAYDSAKESLTFWNQEVKDSTAAWTEASQKYGKSSDEAMAAMHTMNLATEEQRRAQEALSACLEEGTISWSDYFNTINQMGGEASTLNQTLITEFQNMVQQASEAGIQIPENIKQGIESGSMAPTEAINYMTSMMNYMDMVAAAGEGGTSVPLSVASGIIANAGSAQEAANMLNNLIQFEQALTQANLAGVEIPADLAAGIASGAVSVDQAIQQLGSGSAQGLNKQGEFAAAGAGNANAYNNAQTQGVKQGSDQAASAGASAFNSGKISNAAGKEGQQASTKYNTGINTMPGKTGTVLSDTASRFGGSSVPGAAGTMGSSATSAFQRNISGIPSAAQTAYNDAKYWIDQIQSLTRQSFTVKVTKEVKTVETKGDRTVRANSPLFHVMSLANPAGLFASASADPVANESNMGYAARNAVNPTTAALQSAIDTQRGVMAGNQMQIANLSRKMDSLMERLTAVDFDGYLSTIAKNTADTQIVMDRRTVGKLVASDVAKANDLDASVRKKLAGG, via the coding sequence ATGGCCTTTGACACAAAAGGTATAACAATTGAAATCAATGGTGACGGGTCAGGTTTTGAGAAAACCCTCCGCAAGATAAAGGCAGAGACACAGGGCCTGGACAAGGAGATGAGCAAAGTCGGCCGGGCCATGAAGTCCAGCTTCAACAGCAAGGACACCGGAATCGAGCTGTTCATCCAAAAGCAGGGATTGCTGCAGTCCAAGTATGCGAACCTTGTAAAGCAGGAACATGCCTACAAACAGGCGCTGGAAGCCACCAAAGCAAGCTATCAGGAAAATCTGGTGGCATTCGGCGAATATGACGAGCGGACCAAATCGGCTGCACAGAACGTTCAGTATCTTGAGTCCGAGCTGGCTGTGCTTCACAGTCGGATGGATGCGGTGCGAGAGTCTGTTCTGACCTGCGGAACAGGCATGATTACTTTCCGTCAGCACCTGGGGAATGTTGCAACCGCGGCAGGAAAAGCGTATGAAGCTCTGAAGCCGATTTCACTGATCAGTGCAGGGGTCATTGCTGCAGCTACAGCCCAGACCATTAAATTTGAAGACGCCTGGGTCGGCGTCACAAAGACAGTTGATGGTACTCCCCAGCAGATGGAAGCCCTGAACGCCGGTCTGAAAGACCTTGCTCTCAACACTGCGTCAAGCTATGAAACATTGGCCGGATTTGCTGAGCTGGGCGGTCAGATGGGTGTTGCCACAGATTCCATGCTGACATTCACAAAGACCGTCGCTATGCTGGGAGACACAACCAACATTGCCGGTGAGGAAGCAGCACAGTCCCTTGCTCAGATTGCCAATATCATGGTGGATGCAGGAGACAGGACAGCCGATTACTACTCCCGGTTCGGTTCTACGGTGGTTGACTTGGGCAACAACTTTGCCACTACGGAGGCTGACATCGTACAGATGACACAACGGCTGGCTACAGCTGGCAGACAGGTCGGCATGAGTACCCCGCAGGTCATGGCCCTTGCAACAGCTCTTGGATCCATGGGCATCAAAGCGGCTGAAGGCGGCGGCTCCATGTCTAAGCTCATCAAGCAGATTCAGCAGTCCGTTTCACAGGGCGGCGAAGGATTGGAAGCTTTTGCCGAGACTGCCGGAATGAGCGCTGAGCAGTTTGCCAAAGCATGGCGGGATGATGCCGGTACAGCTTTTGCCAAATTCCTGGAAGGCATAGGCAAAAGCGGTGATGTGACCGGTAAGCTGGCTGAGCTGGGCATTGAAGAGATTCGTATGTCCAACGCCACTGGTGCGCTGGCGCAGTCCACGGACCTGTACACCGACGCTCTGGCAAGGGCAGACAGCGCATGGGAATCCAATACTGCCATGATGGCCGAAGCTGAAAAGCGGTACGGAACTACCAAAACAGCTCTGCTGCAGGCGCTGGAAGCCATCAAGCAGGCAGGTGCGAGTCTGGGAGAGTCATTTGCACCGGCTCTGAAAGACGTTGCCTTCATGGTCAAAGATGCAGCCAAGTGGTTCTCTGAACTGCCGAAGCCTGTAAAGGATACGGTGGCAAAGATGCTGCTGTTAGGAGCTGCAGCAGCTCCGGTCGCCAAGGGTATAGAGAAAATCACATCCAAAGGACAGGGAATGATAGAGTTCCTGTTCAGAGGCTCCGGTGCAGCTGAAAAGCTCTCCAAGGTACTGGGAAAGACCAATGCCGGAATGGATGGGACTGTAACGTCCATCGCCAGCCTGATTGGCCCCGCAGGACTTGCCGGCACAGCTTTTGTGGCACTGGCAAGCGCAATGGCGGGAGTCGGCTTCATTGCCGGCAACATGCTGCGGGACAATCTTGACAAGGAAGCCCGGGCAATGGGAGGTGTCATTCAAAAGAACGCGGAGCTCATTGATGCCAGCAAAGAGTATGCACAGGAAGCGAAGAATCAGGCAAACGCTGCTGACCAGGTGATTCAGGGGTATGAATCGAATGCCAGGTACGCTGAAACACTTGCAAATAAGATTGAATTCCTGAACGGAAAGGAAAACCTGTCTACCATCCAGAAGCAGCAACTGAAAGCGGCTGTAGAGGAACTGAATGCGATTTATCCGGAACTGAACATTTCCGTAGACGAAAACACAGGTCACATAGACGGGAATACCGAATCACTGCGGGAGAATCTGGCACAGGCTCAGAAGAATGCAAAGGAAAAAGCGCTCATCGAAGCCAGTCAGAAACAACTGGAAGCCATCACACAGCAAAAGATGGCTTATGACAGCGCAAAAGAATCTCTAACATTCTGGAATCAGGAAGTGAAAGACAGCACTGCTGCGTGGACCGAAGCCAGTCAGAAATATGGCAAGAGTTCAGATGAAGCCATGGCAGCTATGCACACCATGAATCTGGCAACGGAAGAGCAGAGAAGGGCACAGGAGGCACTGAGTGCCTGTCTGGAAGAAGGCACCATCAGCTGGTCAGATTATTTCAACACCATCAACCAGATGGGCGGAGAGGCATCTACGCTTAACCAGACACTGATCACCGAGTTCCAGAACATGGTCCAGCAGGCAAGTGAGGCAGGTATTCAAATCCCAGAAAACATCAAACAGGGCATTGAATCCGGCTCCATGGCTCCGACCGAAGCCATAAACTACATGACGTCCATGATGAATTACATGGATATGGTGGCGGCAGCTGGTGAAGGCGGAACTTCTGTACCTCTGAGTGTGGCGAGCGGGATCATCGCCAATGCTGGGTCAGCGCAGGAAGCGGCTAACATGCTGAACAATCTCATTCAGTTTGAACAGGCGTTGACACAGGCTAATCTTGCTGGTGTTGAAATTCCTGCGGATCTGGCTGCAGGTATTGCATCCGGTGCGGTTTCAGTGGACCAGGCTATACAGCAGCTGGGCAGCGGATCAGCACAGGGACTGAACAAGCAGGGAGAATTTGCGGCTGCAGGTGCCGGTAACGCGAACGCCTACAACAATGCTCAGACTCAAGGCGTTAAGCAAGGTTCTGATCAGGCGGCTTCTGCCGGGGCATCAGCATTTAATAGTGGAAAAATTTCCAATGCTGCCGGCAAAGAAGGTCAGCAGGCTTCGACGAAGTACAACACCGGGATCAATACGATGCCTGGGAAAACAGGCACAGTTTTGTCTGACACTGCTTCACGATTTGGCGGTTCTTCCGTTCCTGGGGCGGCTGGCACGATGGGATCCAGCGCTACATCTGCTTTCCAGCGGAACATTTCCGGTATCCCCTCTGCAGCTCAAACAGCTTACAACGATGCCAAATACTGGATTGACCAAATTCAGTCTTTGACCCGCCAGAGTTTCACTGTCAAAGTCACCAAGGAAGTCAAGACGGTCGAGACCAAAGGCGACAGGACTGTGAGAGCAAACTCACCATTGTTCCATGTGATGAGTCTGGCAAATCCCGCCGGGCTTTTTGCTTCAGCTTCCGCTGATCCTGTAGCAAACGAGTCCAACATGGGGTATGCAGCACGCAATGCTGTCAATCCGACAACGGCGGCTCTGCAGTCCGCAATCGACACACAGCGAGGCGTCATGGCTGGAAATCAGATGCAGATAGCAAATCTCAGCAGGAAGATGGACTCCTTGATGGAAAGGCTTACTGCAGTTGATTTTGACGGGTATCTTTCCACCATCGCGAAGAACACGGCAGACACGCAGATCGTGATGGACAGACGGACAGTTGGAAAGCTCGTTGCATCGGATGTTGCCAAAGCGAACGACCTTGACGCTTCCGTCCGGAAGAAACTGGCAGGAGGGTAG
- a CDS encoding major tail protein, translating to MPTVTDTNKIEYGLSQAFFAPLTKTVGTDGSVTYNYETPVSLVGIQSLTAEPQGESNTFYADDIAYFTTTTNNGYTGELTFIRMTDQIRTLLFKDEVDETTGLLVERADLLPNEGALLFQCRGDAKNQRHVMYDVTFSRGSEERNTKGESIEPTTATISYTAIPIEHNGKQITKAKAPQGAASYDTFFGAVKLPATPAA from the coding sequence ATGCCGACTGTAACTGATACAAACAAAATCGAATACGGCCTGTCTCAGGCCTTTTTTGCACCGCTGACCAAAACGGTAGGAACAGACGGATCCGTAACCTACAACTACGAAACACCTGTTTCTCTGGTAGGTATTCAGTCTCTGACTGCTGAACCGCAGGGTGAAAGTAACACATTCTATGCCGACGACATTGCTTATTTCACAACCACCACGAACAACGGATATACCGGAGAACTGACATTCATTCGAATGACTGACCAGATCCGTACTCTGCTGTTCAAGGATGAGGTTGACGAAACCACTGGACTGCTGGTTGAACGCGCAGACCTGCTGCCCAACGAGGGAGCGCTGCTGTTCCAGTGCCGTGGCGATGCGAAGAACCAACGTCATGTGATGTATGACGTTACATTCTCCCGCGGAAGCGAAGAGCGGAACACCAAAGGTGAGTCCATCGAACCGACTACAGCCACCATTTCCTACACCGCGATTCCCATTGAGCACAATGGAAAGCAGATCACAAAGGCAAAGGCGCCTCAGGGGGCTGCTTCTTATGACACATTCTTTGGAGCAGTGAAGCTGCCTGCTACCCCTGCAGCGTAA
- a CDS encoding phage major capsid protein has product MENIKTASVEQIIARLAEIQTEMDKDDADLDALNTEADELLARKAELKSEAEEKELKRSALLNRLNEGTVVANPVSPKKEDDDMLERKAFMDYVISGKTPEAGVLQRADAAGVSSNLGVLIPNHVQQEIIQEVKKIHGRLYGKVKHLNLPGGVEYPIGSFEATFKRITETTVSDRQNPGGITGSIIFKYNIGEIRLSRTLLQTVLSVPTFEAELAKVIAEAYVKAMDEEILTGDPTKQQLEGILTKTGIKTIEINEDEMKDWKTFQKKIMAKLPLGMKNKPYEYIMSNGTFEGNIMTLADDNNRPVYTETVNPVDGWVDARIKGHGVTLVEPELLPDFDTAAAGKVFAVLWVPGEAYAINSNMQFSTVRYMDHEKNEEVTKALVINDGKVLRPDLIYQIKKVAKPTTGA; this is encoded by the coding sequence ATGGAAAACATCAAAACAGCAAGCGTCGAGCAGATCATTGCCCGACTTGCAGAGATCCAGACCGAAATGGATAAGGATGATGCAGATCTGGACGCTCTGAACACCGAAGCTGATGAGCTGCTGGCTCGCAAGGCAGAGCTGAAATCCGAAGCAGAGGAAAAGGAACTGAAGCGCAGCGCGCTGCTTAACCGACTGAATGAGGGAACAGTGGTTGCCAATCCCGTTTCTCCGAAAAAGGAAGACGATGACATGCTGGAGCGCAAAGCCTTCATGGACTACGTCATTTCTGGAAAAACTCCGGAGGCTGGTGTCCTGCAGCGGGCTGATGCAGCCGGTGTATCTTCTAACCTTGGAGTGCTGATCCCAAATCATGTTCAGCAGGAAATCATCCAGGAAGTCAAAAAGATTCACGGTCGGCTGTATGGAAAAGTCAAGCACCTGAACCTGCCGGGAGGCGTTGAGTACCCGATTGGAAGCTTCGAAGCCACATTCAAACGGATCACTGAAACCACTGTTTCTGACCGGCAGAACCCTGGCGGTATCACCGGTTCTATTATCTTCAAGTACAACATCGGTGAAATCCGGCTGTCTCGCACTCTGCTGCAGACCGTGCTGTCTGTTCCAACATTTGAAGCTGAACTGGCAAAAGTCATTGCCGAGGCTTATGTCAAAGCCATGGATGAAGAAATCCTGACTGGCGACCCTACCAAGCAGCAGCTGGAAGGCATCCTGACTAAGACCGGCATCAAGACCATCGAGATCAATGAGGACGAGATGAAGGATTGGAAGACTTTCCAGAAAAAGATCATGGCAAAGCTGCCCCTGGGCATGAAGAACAAGCCTTATGAGTACATCATGTCCAACGGAACCTTTGAAGGCAACATCATGACTTTGGCGGACGATAACAACCGTCCTGTCTATACGGAGACCGTCAACCCGGTTGATGGCTGGGTAGACGCCCGCATCAAAGGCCACGGTGTGACTCTGGTTGAACCTGAGCTGCTGCCCGACTTCGATACCGCTGCAGCCGGCAAGGTATTTGCTGTTCTGTGGGTACCGGGTGAAGCTTACGCCATCAACTCCAACATGCAGTTCTCCACTGTCCGTTACATGGACCACGAAAAGAACGAGGAAGTCACCAAGGCGCTGGTCATCAACGATGGTAAGGTGCTGCGTCCTGACCTGATTTATCAGATCAAAAAGGTCGCGAAGCCCACAACTGGAGCATGA
- a CDS encoding HK97 family phage prohead protease, with protein MTQETTQEVMQRSLTFLPVNSETKKRIESDYYVEGYATTFDKYVLMERNGRKIYEEVARNAFDGADMSDVLFQFDHDQFVYARTGNGSLGIEVDDHGLFIWADLSRTSRARQLYEDIQAGNITQMSIRCRAATSFDGETQTIERVSKLIDVSAVSIPANNHTEIIARKVNEFDNERQRKKLALKLKVNTER; from the coding sequence ATGACACAGGAAACGACCCAGGAAGTGATGCAGCGAAGCCTGACGTTTCTGCCCGTGAACTCCGAGACAAAGAAAAGGATCGAGTCTGATTACTATGTCGAAGGGTACGCCACAACATTTGACAAGTATGTCCTGATGGAGCGGAATGGCCGGAAGATCTATGAAGAAGTCGCCCGCAACGCTTTTGATGGGGCGGACATGAGCGACGTTCTCTTCCAGTTTGACCATGACCAGTTCGTTTATGCGCGAACAGGCAATGGTTCGCTTGGCATCGAAGTGGATGACCATGGCCTGTTTATCTGGGCAGACCTGTCCAGAACGAGTCGGGCCAGACAGCTGTATGAAGACATCCAGGCTGGAAACATCACACAGATGTCAATCCGATGTCGGGCTGCCACGTCCTTTGATGGTGAGACGCAGACGATTGAACGGGTCTCCAAACTGATTGATGTGTCCGCGGTTTCTATCCCCGCAAACAACCACACAGAGATCATTGCCCGTAAGGTGAACGAATTCGACAACGAGCGCCAGCGGAAGAAACTGGCACTCAAACTGAAAGTAAACACAGAGAGGTAA
- a CDS encoding phage portal protein, with protein sequence MPYGTQITIPDFLMQMLSGQIQTDLTGNKYLSKDIYELALARACINKIATECSKATPVLTKPNKRVEYFVSKYPNPYQTASQFIYQLVTILLAENNAYVIPILDEFGKTSGLWAARPDSCEIVDVYGQLWLKYETGDGQKQIIEYELCGHLRTMQNKSTLMGESNMPFKKVAALYEQDIDKSMEKLAASESPVQWVGQLNAPILDDEALKEEQDRLNRLNLKGNKTGTFLYDNRYTRMDQVSKETSIMSPDDIKQMENMAYSYWGVGEKLLQNAYTEDEWNGFYQSRIEPILIQIGEVLTKVVFSRNQIMDGNAVEMASNRLQYASIKSRIDVAFGTYDRGMATMDSSLDILNLPPLPNGEGAHRYIRGEYRQEGTPAKSERKEENDDTGNDPGSDAAKPDVSARELRDKEKDRV encoded by the coding sequence ATGCCATACGGGACACAAATCACCATCCCGGACTTTCTGATGCAGATGCTGAGTGGGCAGATACAGACAGACCTGACCGGCAATAAGTATCTGAGCAAGGATATCTATGAGTTGGCACTGGCAAGGGCCTGCATCAACAAGATAGCCACAGAGTGCTCCAAAGCTACGCCTGTGCTGACAAAGCCAAATAAGCGGGTGGAGTACTTCGTGAGCAAATACCCGAACCCGTACCAGACGGCAAGTCAGTTCATTTACCAGCTGGTGACCATCCTGCTGGCAGAGAACAACGCCTATGTTATCCCGATCCTGGATGAATTCGGCAAGACTTCCGGCCTGTGGGCTGCCAGACCTGACTCCTGCGAAATCGTGGATGTGTACGGACAGCTGTGGCTCAAGTACGAAACCGGGGACGGCCAGAAACAGATCATTGAGTACGAGCTGTGCGGTCATCTTCGAACGATGCAGAACAAGTCAACGCTGATGGGAGAAAGCAATATGCCATTCAAAAAAGTGGCTGCGCTTTATGAGCAGGACATTGATAAATCCATGGAGAAACTGGCGGCCAGTGAGTCGCCTGTCCAGTGGGTCGGTCAGCTGAATGCGCCTATCCTGGATGATGAGGCTCTGAAAGAAGAACAGGACAGACTGAACAGGCTGAACCTGAAAGGGAACAAAACCGGCACCTTCCTGTATGACAACCGCTATACCCGGATGGACCAGGTCTCAAAAGAGACCAGCATCATGTCTCCTGACGATATCAAGCAGATGGAGAATATGGCCTACAGCTACTGGGGGGTCGGCGAAAAGCTGCTACAGAATGCCTACACGGAGGATGAATGGAACGGCTTTTACCAGTCCAGAATCGAACCTATCCTGATACAGATAGGTGAAGTCCTGACAAAGGTCGTTTTCTCCAGGAACCAGATCATGGATGGAAACGCCGTCGAAATGGCATCCAACCGGCTGCAGTATGCCTCAATTAAATCCAGAATTGATGTGGCTTTCGGAACTTATGACAGAGGTATGGCGACCATGGACTCCAGCCTGGACATCCTGAACCTGCCACCGCTGCCAAATGGCGAGGGAGCACACAGATATATCCGCGGCGAGTACCGGCAGGAAGGCACTCCCGCAAAGAGCGAGAGAAAGGAGGAAAACGATGACACAGGAAACGACCCAGGAAGTGATGCAGCGAAGCCTGACGTTTCTGCCCGTGAACTCCGAGACAAAGAAAAGGATCGAGTCTGA
- a CDS encoding terminase large subunit, which translates to MTTSSLDEFTYLQEFKQDIADGKYVLGQWMQLNIQYVEKCLSEGKCLYDPLKAEKKIRFIETQCRYVEGRSGPFLLESWQKYIVACIFGLVDEDGFRHFTEIVLIIGRKQGKSTFAAALEMTIAYTEPELGMQLYNLAPKLQQANIIYDQTLLMIAKNKTASKLGKKRRSDFYIAKTNTKISPLAFNSKKSDGFNPYFACFDEFAAWEGVKAVDMWNVMLSAQGGRHDPINLACSTANFIDGGLYDELFPRCTSVLLGTSEEENLLPFLFMIDDIQKWDDVQELKKALPNLGVSFFEKNLQKEIRKAHASPSYKNEFICKYCNIKMNTVAAWIPQEAIRLSQGDVIKPEDFQRMACVGGVDLSQTTDLTSACVVINFEGVNYVYSHFWIPAGRLKDLTERDNVDYSAMVSHGFLSLSGDKFVDYKDVTKWFVDLRKEYKLNILVIGYDRYSSTYFVDEMKQQGFLMDDVNQGTNLSPILTEFEGLIMQGLIQTGTNGLLQSHIRNTAIKREADGKRMRMLKISETKHIDGMAALIDALTVKSKYNDQYKWILEGNKKRE; encoded by the coding sequence TTGACGACTTCGTCACTTGATGAATTTACCTATCTGCAGGAATTCAAACAGGACATAGCGGATGGCAAATATGTTCTGGGTCAGTGGATGCAGCTCAATATCCAGTATGTGGAAAAGTGCTTGTCAGAAGGTAAATGTCTGTATGACCCACTGAAAGCAGAGAAGAAGATCCGGTTCATAGAAACGCAGTGTCGTTATGTTGAAGGGCGATCAGGCCCGTTCCTGCTGGAAAGCTGGCAGAAATACATCGTAGCCTGCATTTTCGGTCTGGTGGATGAAGACGGATTCCGGCACTTTACGGAAATCGTGCTCATCATCGGGCGAAAGCAGGGGAAATCCACTTTCGCAGCAGCTCTGGAAATGACCATTGCTTATACAGAACCTGAGCTGGGTATGCAGCTGTACAACCTCGCTCCCAAGCTGCAGCAGGCAAACATCATCTATGACCAGACTCTCCTGATGATCGCCAAAAACAAGACAGCCTCGAAACTGGGGAAAAAGCGACGCTCAGATTTCTATATTGCAAAGACCAACACAAAAATCTCCCCGCTGGCTTTCAACTCCAAGAAGTCAGACGGCTTCAACCCATACTTTGCCTGCTTCGATGAATTTGCAGCGTGGGAAGGTGTCAAGGCGGTAGACATGTGGAACGTTATGCTGTCAGCTCAGGGCGGGCGGCATGATCCAATTAACCTGGCATGTTCGACGGCGAACTTCATTGACGGCGGTCTGTATGATGAACTGTTTCCCAGGTGCACCTCCGTACTGCTGGGGACTTCTGAAGAAGAGAACCTGCTGCCTTTCCTGTTCATGATCGATGACATCCAGAAATGGGACGACGTTCAGGAGCTGAAGAAGGCGCTGCCAAACCTTGGCGTTTCTTTCTTTGAGAAGAACCTCCAGAAAGAAATCCGAAAGGCTCACGCAAGCCCGAGCTATAAAAATGAGTTCATTTGCAAATACTGCAACATCAAGATGAACACAGTAGCTGCATGGATCCCGCAGGAAGCAATCAGGCTTTCCCAGGGGGATGTCATAAAGCCCGAAGATTTCCAGAGAATGGCGTGTGTCGGAGGAGTGGACCTGTCTCAGACCACCGACTTGACCAGCGCCTGCGTCGTCATCAACTTCGAGGGTGTGAATTATGTATATTCGCACTTCTGGATACCGGCAGGCAGGCTCAAGGACCTGACAGAGAGGGACAACGTTGATTACTCAGCGATGGTATCACATGGATTTCTGAGCCTGTCCGGCGATAAATTTGTGGATTACAAAGATGTAACCAAATGGTTCGTGGATCTCCGCAAGGAATACAAGTTGAACATCCTTGTCATTGGATATGACCGTTACAGTTCAACCTACTTCGTCGATGAGATGAAGCAGCAGGGGTTCCTGATGGATGACGTCAATCAGGGCACGAACCTGAGTCCGATACTGACCGAGTTTGAAGGCTTGATCATGCAGGGGCTCATCCAGACAGGAACGAACGGCCTGCTGCAGTCGCATATCCGGAACACCGCCATCAAACGGGAAGCGGACGGCAAGCGTATGCGGATGCTCAAGATAAGCGAAACGAAACACATTGACGGAATGGCAGCACTCATTGATGCGCTGACCGTCAAATCGAAATACAACGATCAATACAAGTGGATACTGGAGGGCAACAAGAAACGTGAATAA
- a CDS encoding P27 family phage terminase small subunit, with protein sequence MKAKSKEFYKKRIIKDMTELGIYRPQFDQQIEQLAMTYYMRDLNLQQWEEADGFAQFIPYTNKAGATNISKHPGYLNNLQYGEQILKYLKSLGLTPTDAKKLNISLDTESDDFDDFVT encoded by the coding sequence GTGAAAGCGAAATCCAAAGAGTTCTACAAAAAAAGGATCATCAAGGACATGACAGAGCTGGGGATCTATCGGCCACAGTTTGACCAGCAGATAGAACAGCTGGCTATGACCTATTACATGCGAGACTTGAACCTGCAGCAATGGGAAGAGGCTGACGGCTTCGCGCAGTTCATCCCCTACACGAACAAAGCCGGAGCCACAAACATCAGCAAACACCCCGGATACCTCAACAACCTGCAGTACGGTGAACAGATACTGAAATACCTGAAATCCCTGGGACTGACCCCGACGGATGCAAAGAAGCTGAATATCTCTCTGGATACGGAGAGCGATGACTTTGACGACTTCGTCACTTGA